Proteins from a genomic interval of Lycium ferocissimum isolate CSIRO_LF1 chromosome 2, AGI_CSIRO_Lferr_CH_V1, whole genome shotgun sequence:
- the LOC132047383 gene encoding uncharacterized protein LOC132047383 — translation MDYRKLNSATCKDHFPMPFIDQMLDRLAGRSYYCFLDGYSGYNHINIALEVHQKTTFTCPYGTFAFNRMPFGLCNALATFQRCVMSIFSDMVEDFLEVFMDDFSVVGDSFDYCLDHLGRVLKRCEETNLVLNWEKYHFILKEGIVLDHKISEKGIEVDQVKIDVISKLPPPILVKVSELMCDVRDFSIGAVLGQRHNKIMHPIYYANRTLKVAQMNYTVTEQELLAIVYAFKRTENQVADHLSQREEAGRPSKELDIDDAFPDVWVLAMIAKVAPWYADIANFLVTGIIPDEIKSYQMKKFLRDSPQYYWEELYLFQTCADKIIRRYVSKCEVMEILKGIDFMGPFVSSYSMKFILVTMDYVSKWVEVVASPNNEAKSVMGFLKKNIFTRFGTPREIISDAGLVFGKACHFPVELEHKAMWALKKLNMDWEEVTKLRLFQLNEMDELRYQAYEIAALYKERVKHYHDKKILKQEFYKGDSVLLYNSRLKLLPGKLKSKWSGALELVSIEASGDKF, via the exons ATGGATTATAGGAAGCTGAATTCTGCCACTTGCAAGGACCATTTCcccatgccttttattgatcagatGCTTGATCGGCTGGCTGGAAGGTCCTACTATTGCTTTCTTGATGGGTATTCTGGCTACAATCATATTAACATTGCTCTTGAAGTCCATCAGAAGACGACattcacttgtccttatgggacttTTGCTTTCAACAGGATGCCATTTGGTCTTTGCAATGCACTGGCTACTTTCCAGAGGTGTGTGATGTCGATTTTCTCAGACATGGTGGAAGACTTCTTGGAGGTctttatggatgatttctctGTGGTTGGTGACTCTTTTGATTATTGTCTTGACCATCTGGGTCGAGTGCTGAAAAGATGCGAGGAGACTAATCTTGTGCTTAATTGGGAGAAGTACCATTTTATTTTGAAGGAAGGTATCGTTCTCGACcataaaatctctgaaaaggggATTGAGGTCGATCAAGTCAAAATTGATGTGATTTCAAAGCTTCCTCCACCCATTTTAGTAAAAG TCTCTGAGCTAATGTGTGATGTGCGTGATTTTTCTATTGGTGCTGTGCTTGGCCAAAGGCACAACAAAATTATGCACCCAATCTACTATGCCAATAGAACATTGAAAGTGGCACAGATGAATTACACAGTGACTGAGCAAGAGCTACTTGCTATAGTTTATGCTTTT AAGAGGACTGAAAATCAGGTTGCTGACCATCTCTCACAGCGTGAAGAAGCTGGGAGACCTTCAAAGGAGTTAGATATTGATGATGCTTTTCCTGATGTGTGGGTTCTAGCAATGATAGCTAAGGTAGCACCTTGGTATGCAGACATCGCCAACTTTTTAGTGACGGGCATTATTCCAGATGAGATCAAGTCATACCAGATGAAGAAGTTTTTGAGAGATTCTCCTCAGTATTACTGGGAAGAGCTGTATTTATTCCAAACATGCGCTGACAAAATCATTCGGCGTTATGTTTCCAAGTGTGAGGTAATGGAGATCCTGAAG GGAATCGATTTTATGGGACCCTTTGTGAGCTCTTATAGTATGAAGTTCATCTTGGTTACTATGGATTATGTATCTAAATGGGTAGAAGTGGTGGCTTCACCTAATAATGaagccaagagtgtcatggggttCTTGAAGAAAAACATATTCACTCGTTTCGGTACTCCGAGGGAGATAATCAGCGATGCTGG GCTGGTTTTTGGCAAGGCGTGCCATTTTCCAGTCGAACTTGAGCATAAGGCCATGTGGGCCTTGAAGAAGCTAAATATGGATTGGGAAGAAGTAACTAAACTTCGGTTGTTTCAACTCAACGAAATGGATGAACTTCGATACCAGGCTTATGAGATTGCAGCGTTGTATAAGGAGAGGGTGAAACATTATCATGACAAAAAGATCCTCAAGCAAGAATTTTACAAGGGTGATTCTGTCTTACTATATAATTCCAGATTAAAGCTGCTACCGGGCAAGTTGAAATCAAAGTGGTCCGGAGCTTTGGAACTG GTATCAATTGAAGCATCTGGGGACAAATTCTGA